One genomic window of Streptomyces sp. WP-1 includes the following:
- a CDS encoding MarR family winged helix-turn-helix transcriptional regulator, whose protein sequence is MTPGSAPAPPPASTPPPSPSDTAQRLNQAMKRLRARLRAESGQHATGLTATQLAVLAEVVREGPVTAARLAALEHVTPQAIAQSLTVLKAAGLVHGAPDPRDGRRKLISADPSAGALIERLLAGRASFLARAITQVVKPEERDALEKAVELLERLAGAGSHPHIP, encoded by the coding sequence GTGACCCCCGGCTCCGCTCCCGCTCCCCCGCCCGCTTCCACGCCCCCGCCCTCCCCCTCCGACACCGCGCAGCGCCTCAACCAGGCGATGAAGCGCCTGCGGGCGCGGCTGCGCGCGGAGTCGGGGCAGCACGCGACCGGGCTGACCGCCACCCAGCTCGCCGTCCTGGCCGAGGTGGTGCGCGAGGGCCCGGTCACCGCGGCGCGGCTCGCCGCGCTGGAGCACGTCACGCCCCAGGCCATCGCCCAGAGCCTCACGGTGCTGAAGGCCGCCGGGCTGGTGCACGGCGCGCCCGACCCGCGGGACGGCCGCCGCAAGCTGATCAGCGCCGACCCCTCGGCCGGCGCGCTGATCGAGCGGCTGCTCGCGGGGCGCGCCTCGTTCCTGGCCCGCGCGATCACGCAGGTCGTGAAGCCGGAGGAGCGCGACGCCCTGGAGAAGGCCGTCGAGTTGCTGGAGCGTCTTGCCGGGGCCGGGAGCCACCCGCACATCCCCTGA
- a CDS encoding cysteine hydrolase family protein has translation MTSSAALPALDPARTALLAMDLQGGILPLVPEPDALVERVKGAIADVRAAGGTIGYVRVAFTEDDWAAIPETNKSFSPLAAAKRNHHEDPDTQVDARIAPEDGDIVVRKVRIGAASTTDLYERLRERGIDTLVLSGISTSGVVLSTLIDAADRDYRVIVLSDGVADRDQEVHRVLLEKVFPMRSYVIDIARLRELLRAA, from the coding sequence ATGACCAGCTCCGCCGCCCTGCCCGCCCTCGACCCCGCGCGCACCGCCCTGCTGGCGATGGACCTCCAGGGCGGGATCCTGCCGCTCGTCCCGGAGCCGGACGCCCTGGTCGAGCGGGTCAAGGGCGCCATCGCCGACGTCCGCGCCGCCGGTGGCACCATCGGCTACGTCCGGGTCGCCTTCACCGAGGACGACTGGGCCGCGATCCCCGAGACCAACAAGTCCTTCAGCCCGCTCGCCGCGGCCAAGCGCAACCACCACGAGGACCCGGACACCCAGGTCGACGCGCGGATCGCGCCCGAGGACGGCGACATCGTCGTACGCAAGGTCCGGATCGGCGCCGCCTCCACGACCGACCTGTACGAGCGGCTGCGCGAGCGCGGCATCGACACGCTGGTCCTCTCCGGCATCAGCACCAGCGGTGTCGTGCTGTCCACGCTGATCGACGCCGCCGACCGCGACTACCGGGTCATCGTGCTGTCCGACGGTGTCGCCGACCGGGACCAGGAGGTCCACCGGGTGCTGCTGGAGAAGGTGTTCCCGATGCGGTCGTACGTCATCGACATCGCGCGGCTGCGCGAACTGCTGCGCGCCGCCTGA
- a CDS encoding inorganic phosphate transporter, giving the protein MDHITLLVAVVIVTALAFDFTNGFHDTANAMATSIATGALRPRIAVLISGVLNIAGAFLSTEVARTISGGIVDDALVTPAMIFAGLVGAILWNLATWLAGLPSSSSHALFGGLIGAVWVGAGSKGVHFDQVLDKVLLPAVASPLVAGAAACAATYLAYLLSARARQDRVTKGFRLGQIASASLVSLAHGTNDAQKTMGVITLTLISAGALGHDAGPPVWVIGSAGLAIGLGTYLGGWRIIRTMGKGLTEIQSPQGFAAETASTAVILTSAHLGFALSTTQVASGSILGAGLGRRLAEVRWGVAGRMALAWLITLPFAALVGGLAASVVKHGGTIGTVVVALVAMALALGVVVLSRRNPVHADNVNDHHEVTLRSQTPTDIGSAV; this is encoded by the coding sequence ATGGACCACATCACGTTGCTCGTGGCGGTCGTCATCGTGACGGCGCTGGCCTTCGACTTCACGAACGGGTTCCATGACACCGCGAACGCGATGGCCACCTCGATCGCCACCGGCGCGCTCCGGCCCAGAATCGCGGTCCTGATCAGCGGTGTCCTCAATATCGCGGGCGCGTTCCTGTCCACCGAGGTGGCCCGGACGATCTCCGGGGGCATCGTGGACGACGCCCTGGTCACCCCCGCGATGATCTTCGCCGGGCTGGTCGGGGCGATCCTGTGGAACCTGGCGACCTGGCTGGCCGGACTGCCCTCCAGTTCCTCGCACGCCCTGTTCGGGGGGCTGATCGGCGCGGTCTGGGTCGGCGCGGGGTCCAAGGGCGTGCACTTCGACCAGGTGCTCGACAAGGTGCTGCTGCCCGCCGTCGCCTCCCCGCTGGTGGCCGGCGCGGCCGCCTGCGCCGCCACCTACCTCGCCTATCTGCTCTCCGCCCGCGCCCGCCAGGACCGGGTGACCAAGGGTTTCCGGCTCGGCCAGATCGCCTCCGCCTCCCTGGTCTCCCTCGCGCACGGCACCAACGACGCGCAGAAGACCATGGGCGTGATCACGCTGACCCTGATCTCCGCGGGCGCGCTCGGCCATGACGCGGGGCCGCCGGTCTGGGTGATCGGCTCCGCGGGCCTCGCGATCGGCCTCGGCACCTATCTGGGCGGCTGGCGGATCATCCGCACCATGGGCAAGGGCCTGACGGAGATCCAGTCACCGCAGGGCTTCGCCGCCGAGACGGCCTCCACCGCGGTGATCCTCACCTCCGCCCACCTCGGCTTCGCCCTGTCCACCACCCAGGTCGCCTCCGGCAGCATCCTCGGCGCGGGCCTCGGCCGCCGGCTCGCGGAGGTCCGCTGGGGCGTGGCCGGGCGGATGGCGCTGGCCTGGCTGATCACCCTGCCGTTCGCCGCGCTGGTCGGCGGCCTCGCGGCGAGCGTGGTCAAGCACGGCGGCACCATCGGCACCGTCGTCGTCGCCCTGGTGGCGATGGCGCTCGCCCTCGGCGTCGTCGTCCTCTCCCGCCGCAACCCGGTGCACGCCGACAACGTCAACGACCACCACGAGGTCACCCTCCGCTCCCAGACCCCCACCGACATCGGCTCGGCCGTCTGA
- a CDS encoding helix-turn-helix transcriptional regulator: MSLEDLRRLRRVRDRMDREYAEPLDMSELARGALMSPGHFQRSFRKAFGETPYSYLMTRRIERAKALLRRGDLTVTEVCLAVGCTSLGSFSSRFTELVGRTPSAYRAASHEPAAVIPSCVARTFTRPRRHPC; encoded by the coding sequence GTGAGTCTGGAGGATCTGCGGCGGCTGCGGCGGGTACGGGACCGGATGGACCGTGAGTACGCCGAGCCGCTCGACATGAGCGAGCTGGCGCGCGGCGCCCTGATGTCCCCGGGCCATTTCCAGCGCAGCTTCCGCAAGGCGTTCGGGGAGACGCCGTACAGCTATCTCATGACCCGCCGCATCGAGCGGGCCAAGGCGCTGCTGCGCCGGGGCGACCTCACGGTGACCGAGGTGTGCCTGGCCGTGGGGTGCACGTCGCTGGGGTCCTTCAGCTCCCGTTTCACCGAGCTGGTCGGCCGGACCCCGAGCGCCTACCGCGCCGCCTCCCACGAGCCGGCCGCGGTGATCCCCTCCTGCGTGGCCCGCACCTTCACCCGGCCCCGCCGCCACCCCTGCTGA
- a CDS encoding VOC family protein codes for MDVRLAQCFIAVDDHDKALAFYRDILGLEVRNDVGFEGMRWVTVGSPHQPDVEIVLEPPGANPDASPADRQAMAELLAKGMLRGVILATDDCDALWQRLRESGADVLQEPTDQPWGVRDCAFRDPAGNLLRCFQRPAA; via the coding sequence ATGGACGTACGACTCGCGCAGTGCTTCATCGCCGTGGACGACCACGACAAGGCCCTCGCCTTCTACCGCGACATCCTCGGCCTGGAGGTCCGCAACGACGTGGGCTTCGAGGGGATGCGATGGGTGACCGTCGGCTCGCCGCACCAGCCGGACGTGGAGATCGTGCTGGAGCCGCCGGGCGCCAACCCGGACGCCTCCCCCGCCGACCGGCAGGCGATGGCCGAACTGCTCGCCAAGGGCATGCTGCGCGGGGTCATCCTGGCCACCGACGACTGCGACGCGCTGTGGCAGCGGCTGCGCGAGTCCGGCGCCGACGTCCTCCAGGAGCCGACCGATCAGCCGTGGGGCGTCCGCGACTGCGCCTTCCGCGATCCGGCGGGCAATCTGCTGCGCTGCTTCCAGCGCCCGGCGGCCTGA
- a CDS encoding DUF952 domain-containing protein, with protein MPNPSRIVHITERSLWEAARERGTYEVSTRGRTLDQVGFIHFSSRAQLPTVAAFLYGAYDGPDELVVLVVDPALLDAPLKYEPVEPGGEEFPHLYGPLPVSAVVDVEPWR; from the coding sequence ATGCCGAACCCGTCCCGCATCGTCCACATCACCGAGCGCTCCCTGTGGGAGGCGGCCCGCGAGCGCGGCACCTACGAGGTGTCGACCCGGGGCCGCACCCTCGACCAGGTGGGCTTCATCCACTTCTCCTCCCGCGCACAGCTCCCGACCGTCGCCGCGTTCCTGTACGGCGCGTACGACGGCCCGGACGAACTGGTGGTCCTGGTCGTGGACCCGGCGCTGCTGGACGCGCCGCTGAAGTACGAGCCGGTGGAGCCGGGCGGCGAGGAATTCCCGCACTTGTACGGCCCGTTGCCGGTGAGCGCCGTGGTGGATGTGGAGCCCTGGAGGTGA
- a CDS encoding family 2 encapsulin nanocompartment cargo protein polyprenyl transferase has translation MAESMTETEQRPSGVPYPGTPEGRRGTGDTGPAPHDGQEAPALLERSRALVDPAMRAAVESLPASMRRIARYHFGWEHVDGSPAAGHAGKAIRPALVLAAATALGGPAARAAAVPAAAAVELVHNFTLLHDDVMDRDPTRRHRPTAWTVFGDADAILAGDALQALALRLLAEDPHPAAALAAARLADCVMELCAGQHTDTDLEHRAPGEVTLDEVLAMAEAKTGALLGCACALGALYAGAGPEEVAALDGFGRQAGLAFQLIDDVIGIWGEPLRTGKPAGADLAARKKSLPVVAALVSGTPAAAELAALYGKPYISGDSEGIARTALAVERAGGRDWAQAEAADRMARAMQELARAIPDPEAAGGLLALAEFVTRRSS, from the coding sequence ATGGCCGAGTCCATGACGGAGACCGAACAACGTCCCTCCGGTGTGCCGTACCCCGGCACACCGGAGGGACGGCGGGGGACCGGTGACACCGGCCCCGCCCCGCACGACGGCCAGGAGGCGCCGGCGCTGCTGGAGCGGAGCCGGGCCCTGGTCGACCCGGCGATGCGTGCCGCCGTCGAGTCGCTGCCCGCTTCCATGCGCCGGATCGCGCGCTACCACTTCGGCTGGGAGCACGTGGACGGCAGCCCGGCCGCGGGCCACGCGGGCAAGGCGATCCGCCCGGCCCTGGTGCTCGCCGCGGCCACCGCGCTCGGCGGCCCGGCGGCCCGGGCGGCCGCCGTCCCGGCCGCGGCGGCGGTGGAGCTGGTCCACAACTTCACACTGCTGCACGACGATGTGATGGACCGGGACCCCACCCGCAGGCACCGGCCCACGGCCTGGACCGTGTTCGGGGACGCCGACGCCATCCTCGCCGGGGACGCGCTCCAGGCGCTCGCGCTGCGCCTGCTGGCCGAGGACCCGCACCCGGCCGCCGCTCTGGCCGCCGCCCGGCTCGCGGACTGCGTGATGGAGCTGTGCGCCGGCCAGCACACGGACACCGACCTGGAGCACCGCGCTCCGGGCGAGGTCACGCTGGACGAGGTGCTCGCCATGGCCGAGGCGAAGACGGGAGCCCTGCTGGGCTGCGCCTGCGCCCTCGGCGCGCTGTACGCGGGCGCGGGGCCCGAGGAGGTGGCCGCGCTGGACGGCTTCGGCCGGCAGGCGGGGCTCGCCTTCCAGCTGATCGACGATGTCATCGGGATATGGGGCGAGCCGCTGCGGACCGGCAAGCCGGCCGGCGCCGATCTCGCGGCGCGCAAGAAGTCCCTGCCGGTGGTGGCGGCGCTCGTCTCCGGCACCCCGGCGGCGGCCGAACTCGCCGCGCTGTACGGAAAGCCGTACATCTCCGGGGACAGCGAGGGCATAGCGCGCACCGCGCTGGCCGTGGAGCGGGCCGGCGGCCGGGACTGGGCGCAGGCGGAGGCGGCCGACCGGATGGCCCGCGCGATGCAGGAGCTGGCCCGGGCGATCCCGGACCCGGAGGCGGCGGGCGGCCTGCTCGCCCTCGCCGAGTTCGTGACCCGGCGCAGCAGCTGA
- a CDS encoding family 2B encapsulin nanocompartment shell protein: MSVGEELRTDQGKPQQSLGTAAARNLATTTKSVPQMQEISSRWLLRTLPWVDVQGGTYRVNRRLTYAVGDGRITFVKTGGQVEVIPAELGELPALRSYEDEEVLAELARRCRQRDFAPGEIIADFGNRNDGVHLLAHGRVEKIGTGPYGDDSVLGVLADGSYFGDQALVDPDAIWEYTVRADTASTVLILSRQDFEQIAERSESLRNHLAQLRSIPEQRTNRYGEKAVDLAAGHSGEADIPHTFVDYEARPREYELSIAQTVLRVHSRVADLYNQPMNQTEQQLRLTVEALKERQEHELINNPEFGLLSNCEYDQRIQPHDGVPSPDDMDELLSRRRGTKLFLAHPRAIAAFGRELNKRGLVPETIDMGGNRIPTWRGVPIFPCGKIPISEARTTSIIAMRTGEDEQGVIGLRQSGLPDEIEPSLSVRFMGINEQAIIKYLVTAYYSAAVLVPDALGVLENVEIGRWR; encoded by the coding sequence ATGTCGGTAGGCGAAGAGCTCCGCACGGATCAGGGCAAGCCGCAGCAGTCCCTCGGGACCGCGGCAGCGCGGAACCTGGCCACCACCACCAAGTCCGTTCCGCAGATGCAGGAGATCAGCTCCCGCTGGCTGCTGCGCACGCTCCCCTGGGTGGACGTCCAGGGTGGCACGTACCGGGTGAACCGCCGGCTGACGTACGCCGTCGGCGACGGCCGCATCACCTTCGTCAAGACCGGGGGCCAGGTCGAGGTCATCCCGGCCGAACTCGGCGAACTCCCGGCCCTGCGGTCGTACGAGGACGAAGAGGTGCTGGCCGAGCTGGCCCGGCGCTGCCGCCAGCGCGACTTCGCCCCCGGCGAGATCATCGCCGACTTCGGCAACCGCAACGACGGGGTGCATCTGCTCGCCCACGGCCGCGTCGAGAAGATCGGCACCGGCCCCTACGGCGACGACTCGGTCCTCGGCGTCCTCGCCGACGGCTCCTACTTCGGCGACCAGGCGCTGGTCGACCCGGACGCCATCTGGGAGTACACGGTCCGCGCGGACACCGCCAGCACCGTGCTGATCCTCAGCCGCCAGGACTTCGAGCAGATCGCCGAGCGCTCCGAGTCCCTGCGCAACCACCTGGCCCAGCTGCGCTCGATCCCGGAGCAGCGCACCAACAGGTACGGCGAGAAGGCCGTCGACCTGGCCGCGGGCCACTCCGGCGAGGCCGACATCCCGCACACCTTCGTCGACTACGAGGCCCGGCCCCGCGAGTACGAACTGAGCATCGCCCAGACCGTGCTGCGCGTCCACTCCCGGGTGGCCGACCTCTACAACCAGCCGATGAACCAGACCGAGCAGCAGCTGCGGCTCACGGTCGAGGCGCTGAAGGAGCGCCAGGAGCACGAGCTGATCAACAACCCGGAGTTCGGTCTGCTCAGCAACTGCGAGTACGACCAGCGGATCCAGCCGCACGACGGCGTCCCGAGCCCGGACGACATGGACGAACTGCTCAGCCGCCGCCGCGGGACCAAGCTGTTCCTCGCCCACCCGCGCGCGATCGCCGCGTTCGGCCGCGAGCTGAACAAGCGGGGTCTGGTGCCGGAGACCATCGACATGGGCGGCAACCGCATCCCCACCTGGCGCGGGGTGCCCATCTTCCCCTGCGGCAAGATCCCGATCAGCGAGGCGCGCACCACCTCGATCATCGCGATGCGCACCGGCGAGGACGAACAGGGCGTCATCGGTCTGCGGCAGTCCGGCCTCCCGGACGAGATCGAGCCGAGCCTGTCGGTCCGCTTCATGGGGATCAACGAGCAGGCGATCATCAAGTACCTGGTCACGGCCTACTACTCGGCCGCCGTCCTGGTGCCCGACGCGCTCGGTGTGCTGGAGAACGTCGAGATCGGCCGGTGGAGGTGA
- a CDS encoding 1-aminocyclopropane-1-carboxylate deaminase/D-cysteine desulfhydrase, whose amino-acid sequence MTSSDPLAPRLPSPLRELRDERFDRHGVRLVLKRDDLIHPELIGNKWRKLVPNIAAADGRPLVTFGGAYSNHLRATAAAGRLLGIATTGVVRGQELAEGPLNPSLARCVADGMRLRFVDRSAYRRKAEPETLAAILRAAGAEGAYVVPEGGSNAAAVRGCTALGAELRGHADVVAVACGTGGTLAGLAAGLARRQRALGVPVLKGGFLSADVEALQERAFGGRTGDWSLDDRFHFGGYARTTPGLDAFAEDFEQRHGLPVERLYVAKLLHGLVALAEEGTFPRGTTLAAVVTGRPFPEP is encoded by the coding sequence GTGACCAGCAGCGATCCTCTCGCCCCCCGCCTTCCCTCGCCCCTTCGGGAGCTCCGGGACGAGCGGTTCGACCGGCACGGGGTCCGGCTGGTGCTCAAGCGGGACGATCTGATCCATCCGGAGCTGATCGGCAACAAGTGGCGCAAGCTCGTGCCGAACATCGCCGCGGCGGACGGGCGGCCACTGGTCACCTTCGGCGGGGCCTACTCCAACCATCTGCGGGCCACCGCGGCCGCCGGACGGCTGCTGGGCATCGCCACCACCGGCGTGGTGCGCGGTCAGGAACTGGCCGAGGGGCCGCTCAACCCGTCCCTCGCCCGGTGCGTGGCCGACGGGATGCGGCTGCGCTTCGTCGACAGGTCGGCCTACCGGCGCAAGGCCGAGCCGGAGACGCTGGCGGCGATCCTGCGCGCGGCCGGCGCCGAGGGGGCGTACGTCGTGCCGGAGGGCGGCAGCAACGCGGCGGCGGTGCGCGGCTGTACGGCGCTCGGGGCGGAACTGCGCGGGCACGCCGATGTCGTCGCGGTCGCCTGCGGCACCGGCGGCACGCTCGCGGGGCTCGCGGCCGGGCTGGCGCGGAGGCAGCGCGCGCTCGGCGTGCCGGTCCTCAAGGGCGGCTTCCTGTCGGCCGACGTCGAGGCGCTACAGGAACGTGCCTTCGGGGGCCGTACCGGCGACTGGTCGCTGGACGACCGCTTCCACTTCGGGGGCTACGCGCGGACCACCCCCGGACTCGACGCGTTCGCCGAGGACTTCGAGCAGCGGCACGGGCTGCCCGTGGAGCGCCTCTATGTCGCCAAGCTGCTCCACGGACTTGTCGCCCTCGCCGAGGAGGGCACCTTCCCGCGCGGCACGACACTCGCGGCCGTCGTCACCGGCCGGCCGTTCCCGGAGCCCTAG
- a CDS encoding Na+/H+ antiporter, translating into MDVMPLLLLVAGSAAVAGIARRTPVPAPLLLVAAGLVVSYVPGVPDYTLEPDVVLPLVLPPLLYKEGTESSYLDLRAQMRPVGLLSVGYVLFATFAVGWAAYLVVPGLPLPAALVLGAVVAPTDAVAAAAIARRVGLPSRITTILQGESLLNDATAITAYKVAVAAAVGAGSTWGGGIEEFLRAAVGGVLVGLVLMVPIHWLRTRLTEALLQNTLSLLIPFVAYGVAEQLHASGVLAVVVVAVYLGHRAWEVDFATRLQEEAVWKMVAFVLESAVFALIGLQLPPILKGLAAYHGADAAWYAIAVFLVVVAARFVWTFPATFLPRVLSRRIREREEDPTWRAPVVVSWAAMRGVVSLAIAFSIPETVRGGAPFPQRNLILFLTFTTVIGTLVVQGLTLAPLIRLMKFPGRDRQAETLAEANAQAQASLAAERRLEELLADERNALPPPLADRLHDVLERRRNAVWERLGQANPVTGESVDDTYRRLSRAMISAEREVFVRLRDHRYIDDEMLRALLRHLDLEEAAAYREAA; encoded by the coding sequence ATGGACGTGATGCCCCTGCTGTTGCTGGTCGCGGGCAGTGCCGCGGTCGCCGGGATCGCCCGGCGCACCCCGGTGCCCGCACCGCTGCTGCTGGTCGCGGCGGGCCTGGTGGTGTCGTACGTGCCCGGCGTCCCCGACTACACCCTCGAACCCGACGTCGTCCTGCCCCTGGTGCTGCCCCCACTGCTCTACAAGGAGGGCACCGAGAGCTCCTACCTGGACCTGCGGGCCCAGATGCGCCCGGTGGGGCTGCTGTCCGTCGGGTACGTGCTCTTCGCGACCTTCGCCGTCGGCTGGGCCGCCTATCTCGTCGTACCGGGGCTGCCGCTGCCCGCCGCGCTGGTGCTCGGCGCGGTGGTGGCGCCCACGGACGCGGTCGCGGCCGCCGCGATCGCCCGCCGGGTCGGGCTGCCGTCCCGGATCACCACGATCCTCCAGGGCGAGTCCCTGCTGAACGACGCGACCGCGATCACCGCCTACAAGGTGGCCGTCGCCGCCGCCGTCGGCGCGGGCTCCACCTGGGGCGGCGGCATCGAGGAGTTCCTGCGCGCGGCGGTCGGCGGCGTGCTCGTCGGCCTGGTGCTCATGGTGCCGATCCACTGGCTGCGCACCCGTCTGACCGAGGCGCTGCTCCAGAACACCCTCTCGCTGCTGATCCCGTTCGTCGCCTACGGGGTCGCCGAGCAGCTGCACGCCTCCGGGGTGCTCGCCGTCGTCGTGGTCGCCGTCTATCTCGGCCACCGCGCCTGGGAGGTCGACTTCGCGACGAGGCTCCAGGAGGAGGCCGTGTGGAAGATGGTCGCCTTCGTGCTGGAGTCGGCCGTGTTCGCGCTGATCGGCCTCCAGCTGCCGCCCATCCTCAAGGGCCTCGCGGCCTACCACGGGGCCGACGCGGCCTGGTACGCGATCGCCGTCTTCCTGGTCGTCGTGGCCGCCCGGTTCGTCTGGACGTTCCCGGCGACCTTCCTGCCGCGCGTGCTGTCCCGGCGCATCCGGGAGCGCGAGGAGGACCCCACCTGGCGGGCGCCGGTCGTGGTCTCCTGGGCGGCGATGCGGGGCGTGGTCTCCCTGGCCATCGCCTTCTCCATCCCGGAGACGGTGCGGGGCGGCGCGCCCTTCCCGCAGCGCAACCTGATCCTCTTCCTGACCTTCACCACGGTCATCGGCACCCTGGTCGTCCAGGGCCTCACCCTCGCCCCGCTGATCCGCCTGATGAAGTTCCCCGGCCGCGACCGCCAGGCCGAGACGCTGGCCGAGGCCAACGCCCAGGCGCAGGCGTCCCTGGCCGCGGAACGCCGCCTGGAGGAACTCCTCGCCGACGAGCGCAACGCGCTGCCGCCGCCGCTCGCCGACCGCCTCCACGACGTCCTGGAGCGCCGCCGCAACGCCGTCTGGGAACGCCTCGGCCAGGCGAACCCCGTCACCGGCGAGTCCGTGGACGACACCTACCGCCGGCTGTCCCGTGCCATGATCAGCGCCGAGCGCGAGGTCTTCGTACGGCTGCGCGACCACCGCTACATCGACGACGAGATGCTGCGCGCCCTGCTGCGGCACCTGGACCTGGAGGAGGCGGCGGCGTACCGGGAGGCGGCGTAG
- a CDS encoding UBP-type zinc finger domain-containing protein: MKQCTHADALPQPEPEPRSATCPECLASGTHPVQLRLCLSCGHVGCCDSSPGRHATGHHERTGHPVMRTFEPGEDWRWCFVDHVLV; this comes from the coding sequence ATGAAACAGTGCACGCACGCCGACGCGCTGCCACAGCCGGAACCCGAGCCGCGCTCCGCGACCTGTCCGGAGTGTCTGGCGAGCGGGACGCACCCGGTGCAGCTGCGGCTCTGCCTGTCCTGTGGCCATGTCGGCTGCTGCGACTCCTCACCGGGCCGGCACGCCACCGGGCATCACGAGCGGACCGGGCATCCGGTGATGCGGACGTTCGAACCGGGCGAGGACTGGCGGTGGTGCTTCGTGGACCACGTACTCGTCTGA
- a CDS encoding anti-sigma regulatory factor, which translates to MSQIAGEPAANQDFVEVRLPAAGAYLSVLRTATAGLAARLDFTLDEIEDLRIAVDEACAILLQQAVPGSVLSCVFRLVDDSLEVTVSAPTTDGHAPSRDTFAWTVLSALAGKVSSAVDEDKTVSISLYKQRGAGPGPA; encoded by the coding sequence GTGTCCCAGATCGCAGGCGAACCCGCGGCGAACCAGGATTTCGTGGAGGTCCGGCTGCCGGCCGCGGGTGCCTACCTGTCGGTGCTGCGGACGGCCACGGCCGGTCTGGCGGCCCGCTTGGACTTCACCCTGGACGAGATCGAGGATCTGCGCATCGCCGTGGACGAGGCCTGCGCGATCCTGCTCCAGCAGGCCGTGCCGGGCTCGGTGCTCAGCTGTGTCTTCCGGCTCGTCGACGACTCGCTGGAAGTCACCGTGTCGGCCCCGACCACGGACGGCCATGCCCCCTCGCGGGACACCTTCGCCTGGACCGTGCTGTCGGCCCTCGCGGGGAAGGTCTCGTCCGCCGTCGACGAGGACAAGACGGTGTCCATCAGCCTCTACAAACAGCGCGGCGCGGGTCCCGGGCCGGCGTGA
- a CDS encoding RNA polymerase sigma factor SigF, producing MRDEERGTRELPAGDGGAPWSSAAETSGENPRDGSRRMADGIDGIPEQARPHPEDHSAGPGDAGASPDTPPEARGGAAPAGRAGARARGRATGGTMSEHERYADDDALSAEAAPHDPHDRSGARAMFVELRGLDTGSAQYAELRNQLVRMHLPLVEHLARRFRNRGEPLDDLTQVATIGLIKSVDRFDPERGVEFSTYATPTVVGEIKRHFRDKGWAVRVPRRLQELRLALTTATAELSQLHGRSPTVHELAEKLAISEEEVLEGLESANAYSTLSLDVPDTDDESPAVADTLGAEDEALEGVEYRESLKPLLEDLPPREKRILLLRFFGNMTQSQIAQEVGISQMHVSRLLARTLAQLREKLLVEE from the coding sequence GTGCGGGACGAAGAGCGCGGCACGCGTGAGCTGCCGGCCGGGGACGGGGGTGCCCCCTGGTCGAGTGCGGCGGAGACCTCCGGGGAGAACCCCCGCGACGGTTCCCGGCGCATGGCGGACGGCATCGACGGCATCCCCGAGCAGGCCAGGCCACACCCGGAGGACCACTCCGCAGGGCCCGGCGATGCGGGCGCGAGCCCCGACACCCCGCCCGAGGCGCGCGGCGGGGCCGCTCCCGCCGGCCGCGCGGGGGCGAGGGCTCGGGGAAGGGCTACGGGCGGGACGATGAGCGAGCACGAGCGATACGCGGACGACGACGCGCTGAGCGCGGAAGCCGCACCGCACGACCCGCACGACCGCAGCGGGGCCCGTGCGATGTTCGTCGAACTGCGCGGGCTCGACACGGGCAGCGCGCAGTACGCGGAGCTGCGCAATCAGCTGGTCCGTATGCATCTGCCGCTCGTGGAGCACCTGGCGCGCCGCTTCCGCAACCGCGGCGAACCGCTGGACGACCTCACCCAGGTCGCCACGATCGGCCTGATCAAGTCCGTGGACCGGTTCGACCCGGAGCGCGGCGTGGAGTTCTCCACCTACGCCACGCCGACCGTGGTCGGCGAGATCAAGCGGCACTTCCGGGACAAGGGCTGGGCGGTGCGGGTGCCGCGCCGCCTCCAGGAGCTGCGGCTGGCGCTGACCACGGCGACGGCGGAGCTGTCCCAGCTGCACGGCCGCTCGCCGACGGTGCACGAACTGGCGGAGAAGCTCGCGATCTCCGAGGAGGAGGTCCTGGAGGGCCTGGAGTCGGCGAACGCGTACTCCACGCTGTCCCTGGACGTCCCCGACACCGACGACGAGTCCCCCGCGGTCGCCGACACGCTCGGCGCGGAGGACGAGGCGCTGGAGGGGGTGGAGTACCGGGAGTCGCTCAAGCCGCTGCTGGAGGATCTGCCGCCCCGGGAGAAGCGGATCCTGCTGCTGCGGTTCTTCGGGAACATGACGCAGTCGCAGATCGCGCAGGAGGTCGGGATCTCCCAGATGCACGTCTCCCGGCTGCTGGCGCGCACGCTGGCGCAGCTGCGGGAGAAGCTGCTGGTGGAGGAGTAG